In the Gossypium arboreum isolate Shixiya-1 chromosome 10, ASM2569848v2, whole genome shotgun sequence genome, one interval contains:
- the LOC108489614 gene encoding probable adenylate kinase 1, chloroplastic: MAVLSRCSRAVTAATTPNAAAAKFSYLIRALSPFSSSSSSPSTFDADNGLNSRIKPAVLGTLKREPKDRNVQWVFLGCPGVGKGTYASRLSDLLGIPHIATGDLVRDELASSGPLSSQLKEIVNQGKLVSDEIIIDLLSKRLEAGEAKGESGFILDGFPRTVRQAEILEGVTDIDLVINLKLREEALLAKCLGRRICSECGGNYNVACIDIKAENGKPGMYMAPLPPPLQCASKLITRADDTEEVVKQRLRIYQAMTLPVEDYYRSRGKLLEFDLPGGVRESWPKLLHALNLEDEEDKQSAAA, from the exons ATGGCCGTTCTTAGCCGTTGCTCCAGAGCTGTTACGGCTGCGACAACGCCGAATGCGGCCGCCGCAAAATTCTCTTACTTAATTCGAGCTCTCtctcctttttcttcttcttcttcttctccttcgaCTTTCGATGCCGATAATGGCCTCAACAGTCGTATTAAACCAGCCGTTTTAGGAACTTTGAAGAGAGAACCGAAGGATAGAAATGTCCAGTGGGTATTTTTAGGGTGTCCTGGCGTTGGCAAAGGGACGTATGCTTCACGGTTGTCGGATCTTCTCGGTATTCCTCACATCGCCACCGGTGATCTTGTCCGGGATGAGCTCGCTTCCTCTGGTCCCCTTTCTTCTCAG CTAAAGGAGATTGTTAACCAGGGCAAATTAGTTTCAGATGAAATTATAATAGATTTACTTTCCAAACGTCTTGAAGCAGGAGAAGCTAAGGGTGAATCAGGGTTCATTCTTGATGGTTTTCCTCGGACAGTAAGACAGGCG GAAATATTAGAGGGGGTGACAGACATTGACTTAGTGATTAACCTGAAGCTTCGGGAAGAAGCATTGCTTGCAAAATGTCTTGGAAGAAGAATCTGTAGTGAGTGTGGGGGGAACTATAATGTGGCTTGTATCGATATCAAGGCAGAGAATGGGAAGCCTGGGATGTACATGGCTCCACTTCCTCCCCCTCTTCAATGTGCATCCAAGCTTATTACTCGAGCAGATGATACTGAAGAAGTTGTTAAGCAACGGCTCCGCATATACCAGGCGATG ACTCTACCTGTAGAGGATTACTACCGCAGTCGTGGGAAGCTGTTAGAATTTGATCTTCCTGGAGGAGTCCGAGAATCATGGCCAAAGTTGCTCCATGCTTTGAATCTTGAAGAT